AGCCGCGACTACGGGTTCGCCGGGTTGAAGACCTCCGACGAGGCCTGGTCGTGGTTGCTGGCGCCGCCCACCGCGAGCACCGTGCCGTTGTCCAGCAGCGTGGCCGTGTGCTGGAAGCGGTCCACGTTCATGGCCGTGGTGGCGCTCCAGGTCCCCGTGGCCGGGTCGTACAGCTCGGCCGAGTACAGGATGCCCTGGGAGTCGTGGTAGCCGCCCGACACCAGCACCTTGCCGTCCTTCAGCTCGGTGGCCGAGTGGTACCGGCGCGGCGTGCCCATGCTCCCGGTGGCCGACCAGGTGTTGGTGGCCGGGTCATACAGCTCCGCCGAGGCGCTGAGCGGCACGTCGAGGCCCGCGCCGCCCGCCACCAGCACCTTGCCATTCTTCAGCGAGGTGGCCGAGTGGTACGCGCGGCCCGTGCCCATGCCAGCCACGGCCGTCCACTCGCCCGTGGCCGGGTCATACAGCTCCGCCGAGGAGACGCGCGCACCGGAGGCATCGAAGCCACCCGTCACCAGCACCTTGCCGTTGGACAGCGGGGTCAGGGTGTGGAAGCGCCGGGCCGTGTTCAGGCCACCGGTGAACGACCAGGTGCCCAGACCCGGGTCATACAGCTCGGCCGAGGCCAGCACGCCGTCGCCATACTCCTCGGGGCTACCACCAGCCACCAGCACCTTGCCGTCGGGCAGCAGGACCGCGGCGTGGTGGAAGCGCAGCTGGTTCAGCCGGCCCGCCGACTCCCACTGGCCCCGCGACGGGACGTACAGCTCCGCGGTGATGCCGGAGAACACGTCCTGGCCACCACCGGCGACGAGCACCCGGCCATCCCGCAGCCGCGTGGCCGTGTGGCCGCGGTGCGTGGTGAGGCTGTTGCCCGTGGCCGACCAGGCCTTGGCCGCCGGGTCGTACAGCTCCGAGGTGACGTTGTAGCCGCCGGCCACCAGCACCCGGCCATTCTCGAGCAGCGTGGCGGAGTGCAGCAGGCGAGGCAGGGCCATGCCGCCCGTGAGGACCCAGCCCTTGTCACCCTCACCCCCCGTGCCACAAGTGCCGGAGGCGCCGGGGACGACCTTGACCGTGCGGGTCTCGCTGCCGACGTTGCCGGACGAGTCCTTCACCTCGTAGGTGAGCGTGTACGTGCCCGGTACCTTCGTATCGACGGAGCCGGAGACGGCCACCTGGGCGCTCAGGTCTCCCTCGCACCCGTCGTAGACGTCCACACCGGGCTCGACGTACGGGGTCTGGCACTCCACGGTCACCGTGGAGTCGCCGAACAGCGCCACGATGGGAGCGCGGGTGTCCAGCACCTTCACCGTGCTGGTGCAGGTGGCGGTGTTCCCGGAGGAGTCCTTGGCGGTGTGATTCACCGTCGTGGAGCCCGGCGGGAAGCTGCCAGGGCCATGGTCGGCGCTCACGCTCGGCTCACCGCAGTTGTCGGTGGCGACCGCCAGACCCGGGTCGAGCATCAGGTCCTCGGAGCACTCGGCCGCTACATCCTCCGGGCAATAGATGAACGGGGCCGTGCTGTCGGTCACGCGCACCCGTGCCGTGCAGGAGGACCGCAGGTTCGTCTGGTCCACGCACATCAACGTCACGGTGGTGTTGCCAGGCCCGAAGGGGCCCTCCGGCGACTGGGTGCAGGCGCTCAGGTCCCCATCCGGGTCGTACGAGCCATTGTTCACGGAACCGGTGCCGCACTGGTCGCCGGCCGTCACGTCCAGGTCCTTGCACAGGGCCACGGGAGGATGGGCGGTGGGCTCGCCAACGGACCTGCACGAGGCGCTGCAGGAGCCGGAGCCGTTGCCAGCACCGGTGTCGCACTCCTCGCCAGGGTCCTTCACGCCGTCACCGCACCAGTGCAGGCGGCACACGGCCGAGCACGCCGTCCCCGGGGTGCCATTCGTCAGAGAACCGGAGTCGCACTCCTCGGGGTACTGCACCACCCCGTCGCCGCACAGCACGGGGGTGGCACCGCGCGCCAGGATGTAGGGCACGCCATGCGAGCCGTCCGCGAAGTCCCGCGAGCCCGGCCAGCGGGGTCCCGTCGCCGCATCCCGGGCAATCACCAGCGCCGTGAAGTCCGCGTCCGGGTACACATCGAAGGCCTCGTGCACGGAGCAGTTCCAGCCGGAGAGGAGGCGATCCGTCAGGCCCTCGAGCGCATCATGACTGGCCACGATATGGGCGTCGTCGTAGCAGCCCACGCCCGTCACGGAGAAGGAACCGAACGGCTCGAGCAGCTTCACCTGCGTCTGCGATTTGATGGCGTGGTAGTAGCAGCTCAGGCTGATGTAGGCGCCCGTCTTGCCCTGCTGATAGGCCGCGAACCCGATGGAGTTCTGCGTGCCCGTGTACTCTTTGTGGAACGCGAAGTCGGTGCCCACGATGATGACGTTGCCGTCGACGACGGGGCCCCACACGTGGCGGTTGTTCAACGCCGCCTGCACCACCGTCAGGCCCGCGCACTCGGCATCCCCCAGGATGATGGCGCGATAGGTGGCGAAGTCCGCCGCGCTCATCGCGGCCCACTCCGCGTCGCTGACCAAGTGCACCTGGTAGCCCAGGCTCCTGGCCTGGCTCGCCTCGATGCTGTCCTCGCCATTGCTGACCGTGCTGTCCAGGATGAGCACCTTGTTGGTGCTGACCACCCCCGGCGGGCGCGCGCTCATGATGGAGCGCGCCGCGGCTGCCTTGGGCACCGGAGCCGGGGAGGACTCCGCATCCAACGACGACTCGCCGGTGCACGCGGTGAGCAGCAGCGCACCCAGGACACACAGCATCCGACCACGGATGCCGCTCCAACGCTTCTCCAGGGTATCAGACAGCATCCATACCCCTCCCCTCTCTTGGCTGGGACGGACCACGGCGACGGAGTCGTCTAACTCCTCGCCTCGTTCTCGGCACTCCCGTGATTGTCCGCGTACGGCCGACTCAAACCGGGCACTGTATTTTTACACCCGGATCACCCGAAAAATGAAATCAATCTCCCAGGGCCTACATCCCAGTAATACCAGGATGCCGCTCGGGATGTGACTCCAAGTGAGAGAGAGACCTCACGGGCGTGCGCGAGTACCGGCGAGGAAGTCAGCCAAGGTGGGCGCGTAGTCCACACCCAGGCGCTGGGGGACGTCATCGTGGTCGGCGCCCTCCACCACGACGAGCCGCTTGGGCTCCTGGGCCCCGGAGAAGAGACGCTCGGAGAACTCGGGGCGGACGAAGTCGTCCGCGGCGCCGTGCAACAGCAGCAGGGGCACCCCCCGCATGGCGCGGATGCGGCCCTCGGTGTCCCAGGCGCCCTGGGAGACGAAACCGGCGGGGACGTCCATGTTGCTGGAGTCCCCCACCAGTCCCTGCACGGAGCTGAAGGGAGACTCGAGAATGAGGGCCGCGGGGGACGTGTCCGCCGCGAGCTGGGTGGCCACCGCCGTGCCGAAAGAGCGCCCGTAGTAGACGAGCCGGTCCGCCGGAAGACCCGAGCGCGCGCCGAGCCAGGCGAGCGCCGCCCGGCTGTCCTCGAGCAGGCCCTGCTCGGTGGGCTCCACGTCGGTGGAGGTGCCCCAGCCGCGGTAGTCGAAGACGAGCACGTCGTAGCCGAGGTTGGCCAGGCCCTTGGGCCGGGCGATGTGCACGTCCAGGTTGCAGCAGATGCCGTGGAAGTAGAGGACGTAGCCGAGGGGCGGCTGCTGCGCGGACTTCACGTACGCGGCCCCCAGCCGCACGTGCTCGTCCACCACGAGCTCCACCGGCTCGATGCGGTCGGGGGACACCGTCTCCTCGGGCGTGTCGCCCTCGGCGGGGAGCGTGTAGTGGTCCACCCGCGTGCGCGAGTAGAGGAAGGGATCCAACGAGTAGCAGGCCCCGATGCCCACCGCGGCCAGCAGGGTTCCCAGCAGCAGCGCGCGGCGGCTCATCTCTCGTCACCTCCGAAGCGGTAGTTCACGCCCAGCACGACGCCCAGCGCCCCCATGCCCTGGAGGCCCTGCCAGTCCGCCGCGTTGAAGCGGGTGGCGTAATCGGGCTGGTACCAGCGCAGGTCCAACTGCACGCCCCACTGCCCCAGCCGCACCTCCTCGCCCGCCGCCAGCGACAGCAGGGGCCGCCCCCCCGCGAGCTGCACCAGGCCGGTGGCCGAGACATAGGAGAGGAAACGCCCGCCGAGCAGGTAGCTGACGGTGGGCGACACCTCGACGTAGGCGCGAGGGGAGGCGCGCCGCGAGGAGAGGACGCTGGTGAAGCCGTAGACGCGGCCGCCCAGGGAGACGGCCGGCACCGCGCCGTCCTGTTCGAGCACCAACCCGCTGCCTCCCACGTCCAGGCCCGCCACCCCGAAGGCGAGCGAGGTGAGGTGCGCATGGGCGGCCACGTCGACGCGGTCGGCCACGCCGTAGCGGGCGCCCACGGTGCTCAGCGGCACCGGAAGCACCGGACCCAGCTTCACCAGGGGCCCGCCGGCGGCCCCCTCGATCTGGAGGGTGCCACGCGGCACCGGGCGCACCTGGGTGGTCAATCCGCATCCCGTGGCGAGCAGGGCGGGAAGGAGCAGCAACGCGGTTCTCATCACGCTCCCTCCCATAGCGGAAGGCGGACTTCTTTGCCTCCGCTCCCTCCTATTGAGGGGGCTCGGGGCCAAAGCCCGCGTCGGACGCCACCGCCGAGAAACGCCCGCCGAGCGTCCGGCCCGCGCCGTAGCCCTCACCCTCCTTGAAGGACAGCGAGAAGTCGCCGCGCGTCGGCTCGCCCGGGTTGCCGCCCTCGTCCAGCACCAGGTCGCCGTTCTCCACCGGCGCGAAGACACGCGCCGGCTCGCCCGCCGCCAGGTGCACCACCGTCGCCCGCGCGTGCCCCGACGGCGTCTGCCCCGCCAGGTCCACCTCCTTCCCCGGCTTCAGCTCCAACCCCTCCGTGTCCACGCTCAACCGCACCACCAGGTCCACGTCCGTGGCCGTGCTGCGGTAGTAGCTCACCTGCAGCGCCTGGGCGTTGCGCTGCACCTCCACGCGCGACACCTCCAGCGGGAACAGGTCCCCCACGCTGCCCGACAGCGAGTTGTCCCCTCCACACCCCACCAGCACGCCGCACACCACCACCGCCAGGCACGCCACTCGCCTCACGGCTCCACCGCCAGCTTCACCACGCCCGAGTCCGGCGCGCGGTACGCCACCACCCGCTTGCCCGTGGACAGGAAGGCCAGCTTCGCCCCCCACCCGCCCGCGGCATCCACCAGCACGTCATTCCAGTTCTGCTCGATGAAGGCCGAGATGTGCAGCTCGTCCACGCGCGGGTCGCAGCTCTGCTCGTTGGCGCTCACGTTGTTGGAGCAGATGTAATAGGCGATGTGCGGCTCGTGATGCACGGGGTCGAAGGCCAGCGACGGGTACCAGCCGCCCGCGCCCGACTGGAACACCGGGTCCGGCTCCGACCAGGAGACGCCGTCCTTGGAGAAAGTATAGGTGAGCTTGTTGCTGGTGCGGTCCACCACCGCCACTCCGTAGCCCACCTGGCTGTCCCACCCGAGGCTCGCGCCCAGCTGCGTGTCGGAGACGGTCTGCACCCGCAGCGCCGTCGTCCAGGTGCCGTCCGGCTTGCGGCGCTGGAAGAGCACGTTGCGGCCCCGGGCATCCGCGCTATCCAGCACCTGGTCGTGCACCAGCGCGGGCTGTCCTCCCGCCATCACCATGGAGATGTGGCCGCCATACCCCGCCTTGGTGTCGGCCGACATGGCCAACATCCTGGGGGCCCAGCTCGTCGGGCCGCCTTCGACCAGCTCGAGGTCGCTGCCCTCCCAGTCCTGCTTGCCGAACTGGCCGTTGTGCCCGTCCCGGTACGCGACGTAGGCCTTCGTGCCGTCGAAGACGATGGCGGGGTTGAGACCCACCAGGAAGCCCGAGTCCGCCAGGGCGTTGCCCGTCGGCGCGTTGTTGCTCCGGGTGGCCGGGATTCTCTCCGCCCAGCTTCCGGGCGCGTTGCGGTACGACACGGCGAGATCGCTCTGCACCCACTCAACGGACTGGTCAGCACCACCACCGAGGTAGCTCACCGCCGCCTTGCCCGTGGAGTCGTACGCCACCGACACGCCACTCACCACCTCCACCGTGGCGACGCGCTCGGGCTGCGAGGCCTGGCCGTCCTTCCACTCGATGAAGCGAATCTCGTAGTTCTTCGTCCCCGTCACGCGGCTGATGTAGGCCACGCCGACCCGGTCCTGCGGCCCCACCGCGAGCGCGATCGGCTGCAACTCCGTGGCCGTCGTGTCGAGGACGACCCGGGTGAAGGGGGACAACCCGTTGAGGGTGTCGGTGTTGTCGTCGCCGGTGCCCGCATCGGGGGGACGCGGCTCATCGGGGGTACACGCCAACGCGAGCGCCAGGCCCAGCGCCCATCCCTGCCGTCTCATGGAGCGTCTCCTTGGTTGTGAATCAAGCAAGGACCCCATCCTACGCCAGCTGGGCTAGGCTTGGGCGTACATGGACCGGCGATCCTTCCTCCAGCGGTTGTCCTTCTTCGGTGGCGGCGTGGTGCTCCTCGGCGGCGCGGCCTGCAAGCGCGGCCCGTCCTCCGAGCCCCCCGCTCCCGCCAACACCCAGGCTGCGGCGGCGAACGACGCCTCGCCCCGCACCTTCACCCGGGCCGAGTACGCCGTGGTGGCCGCCGCCAGCGAGCGCATCCTCCCGCGCGACGAGGACCCCGGCGCGAAGGACGCGGACGTGCCCGCCTACATCGATCGGATGCTCCAGTCGCCGGAGCTCGAGCAGATGCGCCAGGACTTCATGCAGGGCGTGGCCGCGCTGGAGCGGCGCTCGCAGCGGATGTTCCAGGTGGGCTTCGCCCAGGCCACGCCCGCCCAGCAGGACGAGCTGCTCGGCCTCTTCAAGGACAGCCCCGCGGGCAGCGGCGAGGCGCACTTCTTCGAGCTGTTGATGGTGCTGACGCTGGAGGGCTTCCTCGGGGACCCGTCCTACGGCGGCAACAAGGAGCGGGTGGGCTGGAAGCTGGTGGGCTTCGACACGGTGGGCACGGTGGCCTCCGCGCCGCCCGAGGGACATGACGGCATGAAGTGCTTGAAGACGTGCGGGAGGCACCCGTGACGAAGGAGCCGGTGGACGTCTGCATCATCGGCAGTGGCGCGGGCGGAGCCCCCATGGCGCTGGAGCTGGGGCGCGCGGGCTTCAAGGTGGTGGTGCTGGAGAAGGGAGCGCACTACCAACCCAAGGACTTCATCCACGACGAAATCCTCAACAGCCGCCGCAACTTCTTCATGCCGCTGCCATGGGAAGAGCCCCACCTGGTACGCCAGGGCGCGGCGGGCCGCTACGAGCGCACCAACTCCGCGTGGACGGCCAACTGCGTGGGCGGCGGCACGGTGCACATGAGCGGCTACTTCTACCGGCTCAAGCCGGTGGACTTCCGGCTGCGCTCGACACTGGGCGCCGTGAAGGGCAGCACGCTCGCGGACTGGCCCATCTCCTACGAGGAGCTGGCGCCCTTCTACGACGTGGCCGAGGCCGAGCTGGGCGTGTCCGGCGAGGCCGTGCCCCACCCCTTCGCCGAGCCGCGCAAGGGCCCGTACCCGCTGCCACCGCTGGACGTGCACCCCATCGCCCGGGAGCTGGACCGGGTGTGCGGGGACATGGGGTGGCACAGCCTGCCCACGGCGCGAGGCATCATCAGCCGGCCCTACCGGGGACGCGCGGGGTGCGCCTACTGCGCGCTGTGCGGCAGCTACGGCTGTGAGATGGGGGCCAAGAGCGGCACCAACGCGAACCTCATCCCGGCGGCGCTGGCCACGGGGAACGTGGAGCTGCGCCCGCGGTGCATGGCGCGCTCGGTGGAGGTGGACAAGGAGGGCCGGGCCCGGAGCGTGGTGTACCTGGACGCGGACGGGGTGGAGCAGGAGCAGCCGGCGAAGGTGGTGGTGGTGTCCTGCACTGCGGTGGAGAGCGCGCGGCTGCTGCTCAACTCGGTGTCCAACCGCTTCCCGCGAGGGCTCGCCAACGGCAGCGGGCTGGTGGGCAAGAACCTCATCTTCAGCTCGTTCGGCGAGTCGCGCGCCACCTTCCGCGTGTCGAAGCAGAGCGCGGCGCGGCCGTGGCTGACGGACCCTGCGCCCTTCGTGAACCGGAGCGTGCAGGACTTCTACCTGATGCCGGACGAGCGCTTCGGCTTCCGCAAGGGCGGGACGCTGGGTTTCATGTGGACACACCCCAACCCCATCTTCGCGGCGGTGGGGCTCGCGGGCAGCGGCAAGAACGGCGTCTTCGGCAAGGCGCTGAAGGACCGGATGCGGGAGTACCGCGACTCGCGCATCCTCCAGTTCGAGGTGTATGGCGAGTTCCTCCCCACCCCGGGCACCTACGTGACGGTGGAGCCGGGCGTGAAGGACAAGTACGGCCTGCCCGTGGCCGGCATCACGATGGACCGCCACCCCATGGACTTCGCCGCCACGCGCTTCCTGGTGGAGCGGGGCGAGGAAATCCTGATGCGGCTGGACCCGGACGAGCTGAAGCGCGTGGGAATCGCCGGGGAGACGACCATCCTGCAGCACGGCACGTGCCGCTTCGGGAACGACCCGGCCACCTCGGTGCTGAACAAGGAGTGCCGGGCGCACGAGGTGCCCAACCTCTACGTGGTGGACGGCAGCTTCATGCCCACCGCGGGCAGCGTGCCCTCGACGCTCACCATCGTGGCCAACAGCTTCCGCGTGGCGCGAGGACTGGTGCAACGAATGAAGCGCAACGAGGTTCGACCCTCTCCCTCTGGGAGAGGGCCGGGGTGAGGGTCTACCGCGGGCCCGCGGCTCACGCGTTCCAGATGGCTTCGATCCGGGCGCGCACCTTGCGGCGCCCCTCGGCGAAGCCCGGCAGCGCCCGGAGGGGCTGGAGCACCGGGCAGTGGTCGATCCACTCCAGGTCGATGAGCGCCGTGTCCGCGGCCCGCTGGAAGTACGCCAGCGCCTGCTCCGCGTGACCGGCGATGCACAGCATCTCGGTGGAGATCTGGCACAGCAAGCTGACGAAGCGCGGGCTGCTCGCCTGGGAGAGCATCTGCTCGAACTCCGGCACCAGCGAGAGCACGTCCACATCACCGAGCACCACGTTCACGTAGTTCCTGCTCGCACGGGCCGGGAACTCCGGCTCGTCCGCCAGCAACGAGTCCCGGCACCGCCGCAGCTCCTCCTGGTTTCCCGTCCACGCGGCCACGCGCACGCGCAGGGACATGGCCCCGAAGCGGTGCTGGGTCGCCGCGCTCAGCCGCTCCATCGCCCACCAGTAGTCGTCCATCTTCCCGCGCAGGGCACTGCAACGGGCCAGCTCGAACAGCACCACCACATGGCTGGGATCCAACTCGTAGGCCAGCCGCAATCGGGGAAGGCCCTCGTCCGCGCGACCCGCCTCACACTGCAGGGTGCCGAGGTACTGCAACGTGGCCGGGTGCAGGGGCGCGATGTCCAGGGAGGTGCGCAGGGACACCACCGCCGCGCGCCAGTCGTCCTGCTGGGCGGCCAGCATCGCCCGCGCCAGGTGTGTCGTGGCCAGCTCCGGCGCCAGCCGCAGGGCGCGCTCCACGCTGGCGCGCCCTGCCGCGGCCCAGTCCCGCTCGGCACTCCGTGAGGCCGAGAACCACGCGCGCAGGCTCGCGATGGCGTGCAGCGAGATGGCCGGTGGGAAGTCCGGCGCCAGCTCCAGGCAGGACTCCAGCAGGCTCAGCGGACTGTCGGGGCCTTCCCGGAACGGCTCATGCACATGGACGGACGCCTGCCGGTACAGCGCCAGCGCCTCGGGGGGCGTGTTCGCGTGCCAGGCCGACAGCACCAGCTCGCCGCGCAACCCCTCGGCGATGCGGGGCACCAGCCGGTCCTGCAGCTCGAAGGCATCGGTGGAGGCGTACTCGAAGCGGCCACTCCACAACTGCGTACCGGAGCGGGCCTCCAGCAGCCGCACGGACACGCGCGTCTGCGAGCCCGCGCACTGCACCGTCCCGTCCACCACCAGCTCCACCCCGAGCTCCCGCCCCACCGTCCGAGGATCCCTCTCGTCGCGGAAGCGCGCCGTCACCCCACTGCCGGGCACGCGCAGCCCGCGCGCCCGCGACAGCTGGTCGATGATCGCCTCGGTCAGCGAGTCCCCCAGGTACTCGGAATCGCGCGGGCCCTGGAAACGCAACGGCAGCAGGGCCACGCCCTGCTTCACCGCCGGAGTCGAGGTGGAGGTGCGCGGCGTGTGGCGCGAGGACCCCGTCAACGCGGGGGGCGCGGGGGTGTTCGCCGTCATCGGCCCGAAGGTGGGCGGGCCCGACAGGGTGGGCTCCCCCACGCTGACGAGCCAGTCCCGCAACGCCCCGGCCAGCTCGAGCGCGCTCGCCGGCCGCTCCTCGGGAGCACGGGCCAGGCAGCGGGACACCAGCTCGGCGAGGGGCGCGGGGACGGTCGCGCGCGTCCGGAGCTCCGGCGCGGGCTGGCGCAGGCGGGCCAGCGCGGTGGCCCAGGGCGTCTCGCCGGAGAAGGGCAGCTCGCCCGTGAGCATCTCGAACAGCAGCAACCCCACCGCGTAGAGATCCGCGCGCGCATCCACCGGGTCGCCCGACACCTGCTCCGGCGCCATGTACATGGGCGTGCCGACGGTGCCCTGGGTCCGCGAGGCGGCCTCCCCCGCCACCGCGCGGGCGATGCCGAAGTCGGTGAGGACGACGCGCCCCCCCGACTCGACGAGGATGTTGGCTGGCTTCAAGTCCCGGTGCACCACCCCGGCGGCATGCGCCGCGGCCAGCCCCTCGCACACGGCCAGGGCGATGCGGGCGGCCCGTGAGGCGCTCAGCGGGCGCTCGCGGGCGAGCACCATCCGCAAGTCCTCCCCTTCCACGAACTCCATGGTGAGGAAGGACTGGCCCTCATGCGTTCCCAGGTCGTGCATCCGCGCCACGTGGGGGTGGGTGATGCGACGGGCGAGCCGCACCTCGCGGCTGAAGCGCTCGAACGCGTCCGAGCCGGCGTCCTTGCCGAGCTCCAGCGTCTTGAGGGCCACCACATCGCCGACGAGGCTGTCACGCGCCTGGTACACCGTGCCCATGCCGCCGCGGCCGAGCATGCGCAGGAGGGTATAACGCCCGGCGAAGAGCGGCCCGGGAACGGCTTCCTGGGGGAGGTGCTGCGCACCCGAGGGGCGGATGAGGGTCTCACCACCGTCGAGGGCGGATTCGGAGGGTCGGGGGTTCTCGGGCAAGGCGGCCATAATCTAACCCGCGCCCCCCGTGGCCCGCCATTCACACCCGGTACAAAAGCCCGGGCGGCACGAGACGCCCGTTTTTCCTATACCCTGCGCCCGTGAGCCATCCCCGCTACTTCGTCCCCCATGCCGCGAGCCCGGCCGAGCCCCTCCGGCCCGACCCTTCCGCGATGGTGCACGCGGTGGACGCGTTCCGCCTGGAGAGCCGGCTCCTCGGTGAGCAGGAGTGGCTGGTGGGCACCGACGCCCTGGGAGGCGTGATCGCCGTGCCCGCGAGCGAGCGCGACAACCTGCCCGCCTCCGTCAGGGCCCAGCTGACACACCACGAGGTCGCCTCCGGCCGCACGCCCCGGCGGCTCTCCGCCTCCGAGCTGTACTTCTTCTCCGTCGAGCTCATCGAGCACCCGGAGGACGCGCAGGGCGTCAACGACCCGGTCTATCTCTACGGCACCCTGCTCGGTCCCTGGCCGAGCGATTTCCCGGAGCGCGTCCCGGGCCAGCTCACCGTGAGCCGCGGCGACGTGCTCGCCGGGCTGGTGGCTGGCGGGCCCGAGGCCTTCCACTACGTGCAGGACGCGGAGAGCAGGTACGCCCCGCGCGCCTACCACGCGCTCCTCCCCGGCGACAGGCCCGAGCGCCTCGCCGAGGGCCGCGGGCTGGTGCTCGCCTATCCCGCCGTCCCCGCCGAGCTACAGACGCACAACGCCGCCAACGGTCCGGTGGTGGCACGCCTCATCCACGACGTCCTCACCCAGTTGCAGGCCTCCGCCCGTGAGCACAACGGCCCGGAAGCGCTCCGGGACATGGAGCTGCCCGTCCCCAGCCGCCTCATGGCCATCGCGGAGCTCGAGGTGCGCGGCTACGAGGTGAATGGCGACGTGGCCACCCTGCGGCGCAACCACCCGGGACTGGTGAACCGGCTCGCGGAGTGGCTGCGCCGGGAGAAGGTGAAGGTCCCCCCGGAGGCCACCGCGCCCGAGTTCCTCGAGCTCGCCCGCCGCGCCCTCGCGGCGCTCCCCGGCTGGCCGAGTGACTCCGAGCGCGCGCTCCGAGCCCTGGTGCGGCCCGGCAACGACACGCCCGCGAGGTCCATGCCCGTCACGCCCGGGGCCTCCTCCCCCGCACAGACGCCCCTCGTCCAGCGCCCGATTCCTCCTCGCGCGCCGCCCGCGCCCCCGCGCCCGAGCGACTGGATGAAGGACTTCCTCGACGCGCACACC
This is a stretch of genomic DNA from Archangium violaceum. It encodes these proteins:
- a CDS encoding kelch repeat-containing protein, which translates into the protein MLSDTLEKRWSGIRGRMLCVLGALLLTACTGESSLDAESSPAPVPKAAAARSIMSARPPGVVSTNKVLILDSTVSNGEDSIEASQARSLGYQVHLVSDAEWAAMSAADFATYRAIILGDAECAGLTVVQAALNNRHVWGPVVDGNVIIVGTDFAFHKEYTGTQNSIGFAAYQQGKTGAYISLSCYYHAIKSQTQVKLLEPFGSFSVTGVGCYDDAHIVASHDALEGLTDRLLSGWNCSVHEAFDVYPDADFTALVIARDAATGPRWPGSRDFADGSHGVPYILARGATPVLCGDGVVQYPEECDSGSLTNGTPGTACSAVCRLHWCGDGVKDPGEECDTGAGNGSGSCSASCRSVGEPTAHPPVALCKDLDVTAGDQCGTGSVNNGSYDPDGDLSACTQSPEGPFGPGNTTVTLMCVDQTNLRSSCTARVRVTDSTAPFIYCPEDVAAECSEDLMLDPGLAVATDNCGEPSVSADHGPGSFPPGSTTVNHTAKDSSGNTATCTSTVKVLDTRAPIVALFGDSTVTVECQTPYVEPGVDVYDGCEGDLSAQVAVSGSVDTKVPGTYTLTYEVKDSSGNVGSETRTVKVVPGASGTCGTGGEGDKGWVLTGGMALPRLLHSATLLENGRVLVAGGYNVTSELYDPAAKAWSATGNSLTTHRGHTATRLRDGRVLVAGGGQDVFSGITAELYVPSRGQWESAGRLNQLRFHHAAVLLPDGKVLVAGGSPEEYGDGVLASAELYDPGLGTWSFTGGLNTARRFHTLTPLSNGKVLVTGGFDASGARVSSAELYDPATGEWTAVAGMGTGRAYHSATSLKNGKVLVAGGAGLDVPLSASAELYDPATNTWSATGSMGTPRRYHSATELKDGKVLVSGGYHDSQGILYSAELYDPATGTWSATTAMNVDRFQHTATLLDNGTVLAVGGASNHDQASSEVFNPANP
- a CDS encoding alpha/beta hydrolase, which produces MSRRALLLGTLLAAVGIGACYSLDPFLYSRTRVDHYTLPAEGDTPEETVSPDRIEPVELVVDEHVRLGAAYVKSAQQPPLGYVLYFHGICCNLDVHIARPKGLANLGYDVLVFDYRGWGTSTDVEPTEQGLLEDSRAALAWLGARSGLPADRLVYYGRSFGTAVATQLAADTSPAALILESPFSSVQGLVGDSSNMDVPAGFVSQGAWDTEGRIRAMRGVPLLLLHGAADDFVRPEFSERLFSGAQEPKRLVVVEGADHDDVPQRLGVDYAPTLADFLAGTRARP
- a CDS encoding gluconate 2-dehydrogenase subunit 3 family protein gives rise to the protein MDRRSFLQRLSFFGGGVVLLGGAACKRGPSSEPPAPANTQAAAANDASPRTFTRAEYAVVAAASERILPRDEDPGAKDADVPAYIDRMLQSPELEQMRQDFMQGVAALERRSQRMFQVGFAQATPAQQDELLGLFKDSPAGSGEAHFFELLMVLTLEGFLGDPSYGGNKERVGWKLVGFDTVGTVASAPPEGHDGMKCLKTCGRHP
- a CDS encoding GMC family oxidoreductase, with protein sequence MALELGRAGFKVVVLEKGAHYQPKDFIHDEILNSRRNFFMPLPWEEPHLVRQGAAGRYERTNSAWTANCVGGGTVHMSGYFYRLKPVDFRLRSTLGAVKGSTLADWPISYEELAPFYDVAEAELGVSGEAVPHPFAEPRKGPYPLPPLDVHPIARELDRVCGDMGWHSLPTARGIISRPYRGRAGCAYCALCGSYGCEMGAKSGTNANLIPAALATGNVELRPRCMARSVEVDKEGRARSVVYLDADGVEQEQPAKVVVVSCTAVESARLLLNSVSNRFPRGLANGSGLVGKNLIFSSFGESRATFRVSKQSAARPWLTDPAPFVNRSVQDFYLMPDERFGFRKGGTLGFMWTHPNPIFAAVGLAGSGKNGVFGKALKDRMREYRDSRILQFEVYGEFLPTPGTYVTVEPGVKDKYGLPVAGITMDRHPMDFAATRFLVERGEEILMRLDPDELKRVGIAGETTILQHGTCRFGNDPATSVLNKECRAHEVPNLYVVDGSFMPTAGSVPSTLTIVANSFRVARGLVQRMKRNEVRPSPSGRGPG
- a CDS encoding serine/threonine-protein kinase, whose amino-acid sequence is MPENPRPSESALDGGETLIRPSGAQHLPQEAVPGPLFAGRYTLLRMLGRGGMGTVYQARDSLVGDVVALKTLELGKDAGSDAFERFSREVRLARRITHPHVARMHDLGTHEGQSFLTMEFVEGEDLRMVLARERPLSASRAARIALAVCEGLAAAHAAGVVHRDLKPANILVESGGRVVLTDFGIARAVAGEAASRTQGTVGTPMYMAPEQVSGDPVDARADLYAVGLLLFEMLTGELPFSGETPWATALARLRQPAPELRTRATVPAPLAELVSRCLARAPEERPASALELAGALRDWLVSVGEPTLSGPPTFGPMTANTPAPPALTGSSRHTPRTSTSTPAVKQGVALLPLRFQGPRDSEYLGDSLTEAIIDQLSRARGLRVPGSGVTARFRDERDPRTVGRELGVELVVDGTVQCAGSQTRVSVRLLEARSGTQLWSGRFEYASTDAFELQDRLVPRIAEGLRGELVLSAWHANTPPEALALYRQASVHVHEPFREGPDSPLSLLESCLELAPDFPPAISLHAIASLRAWFSASRSAERDWAAAGRASVERALRLAPELATTHLARAMLAAQQDDWRAAVVSLRTSLDIAPLHPATLQYLGTLQCEAGRADEGLPRLRLAYELDPSHVVVLFELARCSALRGKMDDYWWAMERLSAATQHRFGAMSLRVRVAAWTGNQEELRRCRDSLLADEPEFPARASRNYVNVVLGDVDVLSLVPEFEQMLSQASSPRFVSLLCQISTEMLCIAGHAEQALAYFQRAADTALIDLEWIDHCPVLQPLRALPGFAEGRRKVRARIEAIWNA